A window of Castanea sativa cultivar Marrone di Chiusa Pesio chromosome 1, ASM4071231v1 contains these coding sequences:
- the LOC142640459 gene encoding non-specific lipid-transfer protein 2-like encodes MYRSLSSLSLSLFIASVRKVRMKKASYVVLCAVVVVAMLLFEAPLMAKAVTCSPLQLSSCIAAITSSAPPSSTCCTKLREQRPCLCGYLKDPNLRQYVNSPGARKVASTCGVPFPSC; translated from the coding sequence ATGTACCGTAGcctatcttctctctctctctctctcttcatagCTAGTGTAAGAAAGGTAAGGATGAAGAAAGCTTCATATGTTGTACTCTGTGCAGTGGTGGTGGTAGCCATGCTTCTATTTGAAGCACCACTGATGGCAAAGGCAGTGACATGCAGTCCCTTGCAGCTAAGTTCATGCATAGCGGCCATCACATCTTCAGCACCACCATCTAGCACTTGTTGCACCAAGCTGAGGGAGCAGAGGCCATGCCTTTGTGGGTACCTCAAAGATCCAAATCTCAGGCAGTATGTTAACTCTCCTGGTGCCAGAAAGGTCGCTAGTACTTGTGGTGTTCCCTTCCCTAGTTGTTAG
- the LOC142628338 gene encoding uncharacterized protein LOC142628338, translating into MEQAQDTWQPPPQSIFKLNFDAAMFSSLNRSGYGAIIHNQKGEVMAAMAAKCPKVVCSEEAKLLTCRKAIEFAVGVGFSELVIDGDNSLAMTAISTPKIDQSMLGNVVRDIQHLLRNLHWVRVDCTRRGENRVAHVLAQFARIISENMYWMEDVPSIASEVLYQDLLDL; encoded by the coding sequence ATGGAGCAAGCTCAAGATACCTGGCAGCCTCCTCCACAGTCGATATTCAAGCTTAATTTTGATGCAGCGATGTTTTCAAGCCTCAACAGATCTGGGTATGGTGCAATTATACACAATCAGAAAGGTGAGGTTATGGCAGCCATGGCAGCTAAGTGTCCGAAAGTGGTTTGCAGTGAAGAAGCTAAACTACTTACATGTAGAAAGGCGATTGAGTTTGCAGTGGGTGTCGGCTTCTCTGAATTAGTTATTGATGGAGATAACAGTTTGGCTATGACAGCTATTTCAACGCCGAAGATTGATCAATCAATGCTTGGGAATGTGGTTAGGGATATTCAACACTTGCTTAGAAATTTGCATTGGGTAAGGGTTGATTGTACTAGGAGAGGGGAGAATCGGGTTGCTCATGTATTAGCTCAATTTGCTAGGATTATTTCTGAGAATATGTATTGGATGGAAGATGTGCCTTCAATAGCTAGTGAAGTTCTTTACCAAGATTTATTGGATTTGTAG
- the LOC142608873 gene encoding uncharacterized protein LOC142608873: MWIHHEDEATYENILKVQEDHCQDPNAIPLTQEEISNLVFKKKSGVVKGLGMRPSSSLVTTASSNSSVEYIQRLENEIIELKEARARDQEKRARDQEARARDQEARAKQEEVQKNIFNFLRRNGYDDALTYGGGSTSS; this comes from the exons atgtggatacaccatgaggatgaagctacatat gaaaatattctcaaagtgcaagaggatcattgtcaagatcctaatgcaattccccttacacaagaggagatctcaaacttggtttttaagaagaagtccgGTGTTGTAAAAGGACTTGGCATGAgaccttcttcttctctagtaaCCACCGCCTCATCTAATTCCTCGGTGGAGTATATTCAACGGTTAGAAAATGAGATCATTGAGCTCAAAGAGGCAagagctagggaccaagagaagcgagctagggaccaagaggcACGAGCTAGAGACCAAGAGGCACgagctaagcaagaagaggtccaaaagaatatttttaactttttaaggaGAAATGGTTATGATGACgctcttacctatgggggtggttcaacttcaagttaa